The DNA sequence TCCCTCTCCTTGAAGGATTTGCGTCCGTTGAGCTGTCTGAGTGAGTGCTAGCAGTTCATGCGTTGGTGCACGCCAACTAGCTGCAAGATGGAGCACTGGTTGGCGATCATCTAGAGTCCAAAGTTCCCCATACTGCCAATGCAGCCCTGCACAAATCATCTGCAATAACTGTGACAACTGGGGGATGATACCCTCTACTGAGGAGGCTGCAAATTCTGTTAATGTCCGAGTTACTGCGTATTGCAGGTTGAGATGTTCATAGATGCGTCTGTGGTCAGAAACATCTCGCACTATTAGCAATGCTTCATAGTCATTAATAGCAATAACTTGCACCTCTTCGTAGCGCAGCTCACCATTACAAGCAATCTGTTGTTCAAAGGTTTGCATCTCCTTGGTGGCAAATGCCTGTTGAATATAGTGCAATTGTGTGCGGGCACAATCAGGCGGTAACACCTCTTGAATAGTTTTGCCAACTAGCTCAGAAGCAGGCAGCCCAGCTAGCAGGTGCGATGATGCTAGTACCTCAAGATAAGTGCCATGTTTGGCAACCCGCAGTACCAGATCAGTGTTAGCACTAGTAGTAGGCTGAGAATTGGGGCTGTGAGAGTTGGGGTTAATAGTGTCTAGCGACAATGACGCATCCGCAAAGACAGGATGTAAGGATGGAACTTGCTCTAGCTGGGTCATACTTATGATCCTGATCTGCTAAACGTGCGGATGGCAATAGCAAATACTGATGACTTGGAATACTCTCGTGAGGATCACAAATTTTGATTTGTGTATTCTACACAGCCCCAGTAATTAGACACAGGGGTATTTCCATAACAATGGTAGCGCTTACGGGCACTTGACTCTAGACATAAGATAAATCATCCCTAAAACCCTATTGGCTGTAATCCGTAAAATCTACGATTTCGAGGCTTGGAAGTGCTATCAGACACAGTGCTTTTGTGTAATATTGATCGCCTAATAACCGTCTGGTAGGGTATGCATCTATGCAAATAATGAATGATTGAGTATTGAGAGAATATTGTGAGTTAGCCTTGACTTGGGCACCACTACGCTCCATAGTTAAGGGCATTCGTTAGACCTAGACTAAGTAGGGCAGGATGTAGGAATGCCATGGAAATGGCAATTAGCTAGCGTGCTGCGTGGTACCTACTACAGGTTAATGTCAGCGAGTTGCTGCCAACGCATGGCTGCAAATGTCATCTCCTGTAGTTACCGATGAGGTAAAAGAGCTAGTTATGGTCAAAATTTCTGCCCAGCCTTATGACTATGAGTTGCCAGATACTGGGGTTGCGTTGATAATCATCGACATGCAACGAGATTTTATTGAGCCGGGCGGGTTTGGTGACGCGCTTGGCAATAATGTTAGCCTGCTGAAGGCAGCAATACCAGCTATTAAGCAGTTACAAGCTGCGTTTCGTGCTCGCAAATTGCCTATTTTTCAAACTGTAGAGGGGCATCAGCCCGACTTGTCTGATTGCCCACCATCGAAGCTGAATCGGGGTAACTATGCCATAAAGATAGGCGATCGAGGGCCTATGGGGCGCATTTTGGTGTTGGGCGAACCAGGAAATGATGTGATTCCAGAGCTAGCTCCTCTCCCAGGGGAGGTTGTGATCCCTAAGCCGGGTAAGGGTGCATTCTATAACACAAACCTAGAAGCGTTGCTGCAAGAAAACAACATTACCCATCTGGTGATTACTGGTGTTACCACTGAGGTGTGTGTGCAAACTACCATGCGGGAGGCCAACGATCGCGGGTATGAGTGCTTACTCGTAGAAGATGGTACGGCAAGTTATTTCCCTGAGTTTAAGCAGTCAGTGCTGGAGATGGTTCGTGCTCAAGGTGGCATCGTTGGCTGGACTGCACCTGCGGCTAGTGTCTTACAAGGGTTATCGGTTGCTGCATCTTGCTAGGCTGCTAAGGGAGTGCGTTGTCTATAGATGCCTTTGCTGCCAAAACTGGGTGATGTCGTAGCCCAACTCTGCCAGCATTTGCCGAAACAGAGGCAGGCTGAGACCAATGACGTTGGTGTGACAGCCGTCTAGCTTTTCTACAAAAAATCCGCCCATGCCTTCAATAGCAAAACCACCAGCACAGGCCATGGGTTCGCCGGTAGCGACGTAGGTCTCGATTTGTTGGTCAGTGATGTCAGCAAAATAGACTTGGGTAACCCGACAACACA is a window from the Cyanobacteriota bacterium genome containing:
- a CDS encoding PAS domain-containing protein; protein product: MTQLEQVPSLHPVFADASLSLDTINPNSHSPNSQPTTSANTDLVLRVAKHGTYLEVLASSHLLAGLPASELVGKTIQEVLPPDCARTQLHYIQQAFATKEMQTFEQQIACNGELRYEEVQVIAINDYEALLIVRDVSDHRRIYEHLNLQYAVTRTLTEFAASSVEGIIPQLSQLLQMICAGLHWQYGELWTLDDRQPVLHLAASWRAPTHELLALTQTAQRTQILQGEG
- a CDS encoding cysteine hydrolase codes for the protein MVKISAQPYDYELPDTGVALIIIDMQRDFIEPGGFGDALGNNVSLLKAAIPAIKQLQAAFRARKLPIFQTVEGHQPDLSDCPPSKLNRGNYAIKIGDRGPMGRILVLGEPGNDVIPELAPLPGEVVIPKPGKGAFYNTNLEALLQENNITHLVITGVTTEVCVQTTMREANDRGYECLLVEDGTASYFPEFKQSVLEMVRAQGGIVGWTAPAASVLQGLSVAASC